The Dioscorea cayenensis subsp. rotundata cultivar TDr96_F1 chromosome 18, TDr96_F1_v2_PseudoChromosome.rev07_lg8_w22 25.fasta, whole genome shotgun sequence genome includes the window ATCACCAGGAAAACAGTTTGATCATGCTTGCAACAGTTCTTGAGCTCCCAATTCGGCATCTTCTCTCACCCACTTCCTCTGAAATCAATGCAGCAAAAGATCACAACAAAAAATACacttaaaaaacaagaaaaaatccAACTTTTCGAGAGGAAAAGATCCGAGAATGAGAGGATAAGAAGTAAAAGAAGAACCTGGTCGCCGGCAAGCCCTGGCACGGCAGAGGAGAGTTGGtaagcgagagagagagagagagagagagagagagagagaggggaacTGAAAACCGCGTTGAAGGCCTTGAGTTATTTCTAAGAGACCAACAAGCACGAAACGAGtggtataataaaaaaaggggacTCTTGTTGGGGACCATGAAAAGGAACGCACGGTCATCGATAACCGAAGAAATGAAATCAACGCTGGGATTGGCCGAAATCTAGGTGTAAAGTGACTTTTTGGGTGCGGTTATGTATTGTTACGGAGAAAGACTAGATAAGAACTGGATGGTGGCTTTCCTTACCGTTAACTTAAAGGACTATTCTTAATTACATTATAATTATTACAGTAATAAAATTAGATTagctataaattatatttaagagATATGATAGAACTCTTATTCAATGAATTGAAAGCTATTCATATCATTATCAATCAAAGTTCATAATTGTTTGCATTAACTATGGGATGAAATGAATGCCAcctgaaaaaaatttgaaaccattttggaaaaagaaaatattataccaagttgattaaattttgattaaaataaatttgttatttaattataagatTGCTGAGGTCATTGGGTAATCCCACACATGAGAATAAAAGAAGATTTCAAAGCAAAGCTTTGACGCGTGACAAACTAAAGTTCTAGACCTGTTTGTTCTTTTTgctgttttctttcttttcttcttccccttttttttcACTTAGTCCTGTAACTCCTGTTTTGTACTTTGATTTAGTTGATTTAGTTGTCTTCTCcttcattcatcaaaaataaaaaataaaaaagatctaGCACAAAACCAACTGGGCCTTTTCCCATTCATCAATCCTACACTGAGGCAGAGAACAAGTGTCCAAACCAACAGCATGAGCAAACATTATTCACTAGATGTGATGTTCCTGTTGCACAGAGCACTTCTTAATCAAAGATCTGTTGACAGCATAACCCATGCCATTATTATTTACCTGTTTCTGCTTCCACTAGCAGAGTCCTTcagaaagaagataaaaaaaaaccactaaaagatagaaaatggaaagaaaataaatgaacaatatgATGAACATAGGTACTTGTATGTGTTTTTCCATAGTCATTCATCAGTGTCACTATATGCAGACCCAAAAACGTCCACAGATGCATTGTAGTAATATATATGGATAAGGATCCTTTCGGACATCACTTGGCATGTTTGACACCCAATGGTTTCAAACACTTGAGAATTCAAGAACAAGGCGACCAGTTTTAGGCTATAAATTAAAACTTGGCGTTGTCTACTACAAACAAATGCTTAGTTCACAAAAATGGAGTCCAGATTCCACAAACTAATTCTCAACAAAATTCTCCTTGATGGGTGCTAGACAGCCATCAGTGGCAAAACTCACTAACAGAAAATGAATGGTTTTAAATAATCAAGAGTTCACCAACAAAGCAACcaataaatctataaattaaGAAGGCAAGATCTAATACAAAGAAATGCTTTAGAAAAAGCTAAGAGCTTCAATGTATTCATTTCACACTAATTCTCAGGCACAATTCTTCTTGATAGAGCTACCCAATCAAAAGTGGTACTTCtaactcataaaaaaaacacaaggttTAAAACACTTGCGAGAATTCAAGAACAAAGCAACCAAATTAGGCTATAAATTAAGAAAGCATGATCTAATACAAACAACCGCTGCTAAGTTCTTCAAACATTCGTTTCACACTAATGCAGTCCAGATAGTTATTCTTGATAATAAAAGATCTGGTAACCGATGTGAACACAAATAGTTCCACTGGCATGACAAAAAAACCTAAACATACTTCAAGAGAAAACACAGTTTTGAATGAGCATCCCCTTTGAGAGTAGCCAAGTCTAAAAATACATTTTAGGATTAGGTCTTATTTAGTCTGAATAAAGGACATAAAAGAAGATCGAGATCTTGGTCTTGGTTAGAAGCACTAAAAGATTCATAAGGAAAATCTATTGAGCTGGGTAACTCATTATTAAGTCTTGAATTTATTCTTGTTGAATATATATGACTTGCTTTATTACAGAAACTCATGGTGAACTAGTCAATTGTCAGCAACAAGATTTAGTTCGATTTTTCTCATTCATTTCTAGTGTGCAAACTCCACTTAGGTTGTCATAACAAGACAACTGACAACAAGTTCAATCTTGTAGATCAACTGCAGGCCTGATATCTTGTTGCATTAATGGGCCCATAGTCCAGTAATTTAcaacattttaaataaaatatcatcatcCCTGTGCAATTTCGAAATGGAAACACTTGTGGTATGCCAATTGAAGTTTTATAGTATCCAACTGAATTCtcctaaataatttatttgtgtgTTTTACCTTCCTATAACTAATTTGCTGGCAAGCATGCATATTAAAAGCGCTAGTCATAGTGTCATACATTCTCTGGCTAAGCAGCTTAAACTAAAACTGCGCAAAATCAAGGATCAACTTACTAGACTAATAGCTTGGATGTAATCATAAAATCAGCTCAGATAAACAAACAGGATAATTATGTGACGCTCCCAAGAACCATTCAAGTTTGGACATGCATGTCTCATTTATCTCATTACATCATATGTTAGTGTATGGACACATGTCGCTTCATTTATCAGTGGAATATGCTGTCAAGCATCTTTTGAAGCTCTAATTACAGGAATTAAACATACCTTCGTTGAAATTATTAACCACAAGGAGAACAGATTTTGTAAACAACAACCAGAGGCCATagaaaaacttataaaaactATTGAAAGACGACAaccaatgaaaaaataaataaataaaaccaccGATATCGACTAACAAACTAATAGGATATGACAATGTccataaattaacaaataaagaaCACTGCTCGAAAAGAAGTTGCAGGCAACACTCTCCTCTTCTAAGAACTGAAAGTCTAGAACAAGTTAACAACTTCAGCTGCCTATATAATCTCGAGAGCAAATTTATCcaccaaaaaaccaaaaacaaaaattcaactttCAGGTGCAACATTGAATAAAACCTTCCAAATTATTCCCTAAAAATATAGGAGCCATTGTTACCTTATTTTTAGTTAGAAGCTTTGGTCTTGTTTTCCATCATAGCACCCATGGCTACCATATTCTCTTCAAAGTACTTGGCATATGGATGCCCCCTTGGCACAAGCCTCCGGTACTTATCAAATTGCTTCATTGCCTCTTCCTTCTTCCTCAACAGAGTATATATAATACCTTGGCAAAGATAAGGCCGGAAATCTCTAGGCTCCTCCTTCACCAAGCCCTCATATATCTCCAGCGCCTCTTCATAGTCCCCCTGTATCACCTTCACCTGAGCCTTCAGCAGCTTGAAATCCCTCAGCTCCACCTTCCTATTATCCTTCTTGCACTTCTCCATCATCTCCTCAACTCTATTCAAAATGCCATCAAGCTCATCTTCGTTCTTGGACGCAGCCATTACCAACCCATGGTACGCCTCGACGACAAAGGGATCAGTAGAGAGGACACCCTCGAATCCCTCCTTCGCGACCTCAACATCCCCATTATAGAAGAGGAAGTGGGATCGAAGCAGGGGGAGATCAGCATCGCCAGGCTCGAGTAGGATGAGCCTGTCAGCAACGGCAACGGCATCAGGGAGCTTCCGGAACCTGACCTTGATCTCCATGAGTGCGCGAAGCGATTTCACGTCGTCGGGGTAGGAAGCAAGGTGGTTTTCAAGGGCTTGCTCCTTATCCTCATCAGCTAGGGCTTCAGGGAGAGTGAATTCGGGCTGGGGCTGGGTCTGAGGCTGGGGTTCGGACTGGACGGTGGTGGCGGAGAGGGAAGCAAAAGGGGAACGATGAGGACGGGCAAGGAGGAGGGCGGCGGCGGCAGCGACGGTGGCGGCGGCGGAGATTGAGATTG containing:
- the LOC120281698 gene encoding protein SLOW GREEN 1, chloroplastic-like, which encodes MAMESAVKLHNPLLLPLLPRPSSLSRPFSFSSSSSSSPRKPLLLRASHHPSPSTPISKALQTISISAAATVAAAAALLLARPHRSPFASLSATTVQSEPQPQTQPQPEFTLPEALADEDKEQALENHLASYPDDVKSLRALMEIKVRFRKLPDAVAVADRLILLEPGDADLPLLRSHFLFYNGDVEVAKEGFEGVLSTDPFVVEAYHGLVMAASKNEDELDGILNRVEEMMEKCKKDNRKVELRDFKLLKAQVKVIQGDYEEALEIYEGLVKEEPRDFRPYLCQGIIYTLLRKKEEAMKQFDKYRRLVPRGHPYAKYFEENMVAMGAMMENKTKASN